In one Angustibacter luteus genomic region, the following are encoded:
- a CDS encoding gamma-aminobutyraldehyde dehydrogenase, with translation MSAPSTSATRRLRNFVGGEYVDTVGDAASDLVDPSTGQVVAHAPISSEQDVDRAYTAAAAAFETWGQTTPSERQQALLKIADAVEARADELVKLEAQNTGKPFALTTSEEIPPMVDQIRFFAGAARVLEGRAAGEYMAGHTSWIRREPIGVIGQVTPWNYPMMMAVWKFAPAIAAGNTVVLKPSDTTPETTLLMAEIAAEFLPPGVLNVVTGDRDTGRAMIEHRIPSMVSITGSVRAGMQVAEAAARDVKRVHLELGGKAPVVVFDDADLEAAAEAIAVAGYFNAGQDCTAATRVLAGPGIHDDFVAALAEQARGAKVGLPDDEDALLGPVNNANQLRHVSGFIDRLPDHASIGAGGARVDGLGDGYFWQPTVVSGLHQDDEAIQNEIFGPVITVQRFTDEQQALAWANGVPYALASSVWTKDFGRAMRMSKKLDFGCVWINTHIPLVAEMPHGGFKHSGYGKDLSMYGFEDYTRIKHVMANLDS, from the coding sequence GTGAGCGCCCCGAGCACATCCGCAACGCGCCGACTTCGCAACTTCGTCGGCGGTGAGTACGTCGACACCGTGGGGGACGCGGCGAGCGACCTGGTCGACCCGTCCACCGGGCAGGTCGTGGCGCATGCGCCGATCTCGTCCGAGCAGGACGTCGACCGGGCCTACACCGCGGCCGCCGCCGCCTTCGAGACGTGGGGCCAGACGACGCCGAGCGAGCGCCAGCAGGCGCTGCTCAAGATCGCGGACGCCGTCGAGGCCCGAGCCGACGAGCTGGTCAAGCTCGAGGCACAGAACACGGGCAAGCCCTTCGCGCTCACCACGAGCGAGGAGATCCCGCCGATGGTGGACCAGATCCGGTTCTTCGCCGGGGCGGCCCGCGTGCTCGAGGGGCGCGCGGCGGGCGAGTACATGGCGGGGCACACGTCGTGGATCCGACGTGAGCCGATCGGCGTGATCGGGCAGGTGACCCCGTGGAACTACCCGATGATGATGGCCGTCTGGAAGTTCGCGCCGGCGATCGCCGCGGGTAACACCGTCGTGCTGAAGCCGAGCGACACGACCCCCGAGACCACCCTGCTGATGGCCGAGATCGCCGCCGAGTTCCTGCCGCCGGGTGTGCTCAACGTCGTCACGGGCGACCGGGACACCGGGCGCGCCATGATCGAGCACAGGATCCCGTCGATGGTGTCGATCACCGGGTCGGTGCGGGCCGGCATGCAGGTCGCCGAGGCCGCGGCGCGCGACGTCAAGCGAGTGCACCTCGAGCTCGGCGGCAAGGCGCCCGTCGTGGTGTTCGACGACGCCGACCTCGAGGCGGCGGCGGAGGCCATCGCCGTGGCCGGCTACTTCAACGCCGGCCAGGACTGCACGGCGGCGACCCGGGTGCTCGCCGGCCCGGGCATCCACGACGACTTCGTGGCCGCGCTGGCCGAGCAGGCCCGCGGCGCCAAGGTCGGCCTGCCGGACGACGAGGACGCGCTGCTCGGCCCGGTCAACAACGCCAACCAGCTGCGGCACGTGTCCGGCTTCATCGACCGGCTGCCCGACCACGCGTCCATCGGCGCCGGCGGCGCCCGGGTCGACGGGCTGGGCGACGGCTACTTCTGGCAGCCCACCGTGGTCTCCGGGCTGCACCAGGACGACGAGGCGATCCAGAACGAGATCTTCGGCCCGGTGATCACGGTGCAGCGGTTCACCGACGAGCAGCAGGCGCTGGCCTGGGCGAACGGCGTGCCGTACGCCCTGGCCTCCTCCGTCTGGACCAAGGACTTCGGCCGGGCCATGCGGATGAGCAAGAAGCTGGACTTCGGCTGCGTGTGGATCAACACGCACATCCCGCTGGTCGCGGAGATGCCGCACGGTGGCTTCAAGCACAGCGGCTACGGCAAGGACCTGTCGATGTACGGGTTCGAGGACTACACCCGGATCAAGCACGTCATGGCGAACCTTGACTCCTGA
- a CDS encoding spermidine/putrescine ABC transporter substrate-binding protein, producing MTPEIAYRPGQLSRRAFVGGSTAALAALLAACGTKGTARSSGPATTPDLSATEKLVKFSNWPQYIDVSDDDDGKRPTLDAFTKATGIAVDYTEDVNDNEEFFAKIRPAASNGQSIGRDLFVVSDWMSSRMMRQSWVTQFDHSKMPNVTANLLPQLRDVSFDPGRKYSLPWASGMTGIAYNKKLVGREIREVKDLFAPDLKGKVTMFSGMKETMPLLMLGLGIDIGTFTEADFNRALDVLKDQIAKGQIRAFTGNEYTSSLAKGQTAACFAWSGDVLQLALDDPDLEFVVPEAGAELWSDNCMMPAPVSHKANAEQLVDWYYRPEVAAALASWVQYIPPVEGAQDEMNKIDPDLAKNPLMFPDDATKKRLKVQRDLTDAEDLTFTAAFTAATET from the coding sequence TTGACTCCTGAGATCGCGTACCGCCCCGGCCAGCTGTCCCGGCGCGCGTTCGTCGGCGGCTCCACCGCCGCGCTCGCCGCCCTGCTCGCCGCCTGCGGCACCAAGGGGACGGCGCGCTCGTCCGGCCCCGCGACCACGCCCGACCTCTCAGCGACCGAGAAGCTGGTGAAGTTCTCCAACTGGCCGCAGTACATCGACGTCAGCGACGACGACGACGGCAAGCGGCCGACGCTGGACGCGTTCACCAAGGCAACCGGGATCGCCGTCGACTACACCGAGGACGTCAACGACAACGAGGAGTTCTTCGCCAAGATCCGGCCCGCGGCGTCCAACGGCCAGTCCATCGGCCGCGACCTGTTCGTGGTCAGCGACTGGATGTCCTCGCGGATGATGCGGCAGAGCTGGGTGACCCAGTTCGACCACTCGAAGATGCCGAACGTGACGGCGAACCTGCTGCCGCAGCTGCGCGACGTCTCGTTCGACCCGGGCCGCAAGTACAGCCTGCCGTGGGCGTCGGGGATGACCGGCATCGCCTACAACAAGAAGCTCGTCGGCCGCGAGATCCGCGAGGTGAAGGACCTGTTCGCCCCGGACCTCAAGGGCAAGGTGACCATGTTCTCCGGCATGAAGGAGACGATGCCGCTGCTCATGCTGGGGCTGGGCATCGACATCGGCACCTTCACCGAGGCCGACTTCAACCGCGCGCTCGACGTCCTCAAGGACCAGATCGCGAAGGGCCAGATCCGCGCCTTCACCGGCAACGAGTACACCTCGTCGCTGGCGAAGGGGCAGACCGCGGCCTGCTTCGCCTGGAGCGGGGACGTGCTGCAGCTCGCGCTGGACGACCCGGACCTCGAGTTCGTCGTCCCCGAGGCCGGCGCCGAGCTCTGGTCGGACAACTGCATGATGCCGGCGCCGGTGTCGCACAAGGCCAACGCGGAGCAGCTCGTGGACTGGTACTACCGGCCCGAGGTGGCCGCCGCGCTGGCTTCGTGGGTGCAGTACATCCCGCCGGTCGAGGGCGCCCAGGACGAGATGAACAAGATCGACCCCGATCTCGCGAAGAACCCGCTGATGTTCCCGGACGACGCGACGAAGAAGCGACTGAAGGTGCAGCGCGACCTCACCGACGCCGAGGACCTGACGTTCACAGCGGCGTTCACGGCGGCGACCGAGACGTAG
- a CDS encoding DUF1905 domain-containing protein, producing MDLELTGEIWYWRGPSPYHFVTVPEDQCVELKAAAAEVSYGWGVIPVRVQLGDTEWTTSLFPKAGRYLVPVKQAVQRAEDLELGDVVTVRLSVDV from the coding sequence ATGGACCTCGAGCTGACCGGCGAGATCTGGTACTGGCGCGGCCCGTCGCCCTACCACTTCGTCACCGTCCCGGAGGACCAATGCGTCGAGCTGAAGGCGGCCGCCGCCGAGGTCAGCTACGGCTGGGGGGTCATCCCGGTCCGGGTGCAGCTCGGCGACACCGAGTGGACGACGTCCCTGTTCCCCAAGGCCGGGCGCTACCTCGTGCCGGTGAAGCAGGCGGTGCAGCGCGCCGAGGACCTCGAGCTCGGGGACGTCGTCACGGTCCGGCTGAGCGTGGACGTGTAG
- a CDS encoding YafY family protein yields the protein MAADLSPTARALLTLELVQGSPGVTAERLADKLGVSERAARRYITILREAGIPIESTRGPYGGYRVGRGLRLPPLVFSSAEALGLVMAVLDGHHEASDPSDPVGSALGKIVRALPEPVAAQAEAVRRTTSPAPDRAAVRPEPGTTADLVDAVSAHRRVRLDYRSEAGSEWVMDVDPWAVVVRHGRWYLLCHALAKDALRAFRIDRVRGVELLPDTFQPPVDLDPVAVLEAHLATGWEFDVEVVIDAAVDAVARCLPRSLGVLEPSGDGGCRLVGSTSDPHWYAEQLTRIRAPFRIVRCPELQDCARSLGERLATASGSTEAG from the coding sequence ATGGCCGCCGATCTCAGCCCCACCGCGCGGGCGCTGCTGACCCTCGAGCTCGTCCAGGGCAGTCCCGGGGTCACCGCGGAACGGCTCGCGGACAAGCTCGGCGTCTCGGAACGGGCCGCCCGCCGCTACATCACGATCCTGCGCGAGGCGGGCATCCCGATCGAGTCCACCCGCGGCCCCTACGGCGGCTACCGGGTCGGTCGGGGGCTGCGGCTGCCGCCCCTCGTGTTCAGCTCGGCGGAGGCGCTCGGCCTGGTGATGGCCGTGCTGGACGGTCACCACGAGGCCAGTGACCCCAGCGACCCGGTGGGCAGCGCCCTGGGCAAGATCGTGCGAGCCCTGCCCGAGCCCGTCGCCGCCCAGGCCGAGGCCGTTCGCCGGACCACCTCGCCCGCGCCGGACCGGGCCGCCGTCCGACCCGAGCCCGGAACCACCGCCGACCTGGTGGACGCCGTCTCGGCGCACCGGCGAGTCCGGCTCGACTACCGCTCCGAGGCCGGTTCGGAGTGGGTCATGGACGTCGACCCGTGGGCGGTCGTCGTCCGGCACGGGCGGTGGTACCTGCTCTGCCACGCCCTGGCCAAGGACGCCCTGCGGGCGTTCCGGATCGACCGGGTCCGCGGTGTCGAGCTCCTGCCGGACACGTTCCAGCCGCCCGTCGACCTCGACCCGGTCGCGGTGCTCGAGGCGCACCTGGCCACGGGGTGGGAGTTCGACGTCGAGGTGGTGATCGACGCCGCCGTCGACGCGGTGGCCCGCTGCCTGCCGCGGTCGCTGGGGGTGCTGGAACCGTCGGGGGACGGTGGGTGCCGGCTGGTCGGCAGCACCAGCGACCCGCACTGGTACGCCGAGCAGCTGACCCGGATCCGGGCACCGTTCCGGATCGTGCGGTGCCCCGAGCTCCAGGACTGCGCCCGGTCGCTGGGGGAGCGCCTGGCGACGGCGTCCGGCTCGACCGAGGCCGGCTGA
- a CDS encoding phosphotransferase enzyme family protein: protein MDATELARRFGLDGAVTLSDGPVARGKQGEVWRLETPDGRWAVKAPFQPVGEDDVRESTLFQETAYACGVPTPAVRRTDDGRVFATVSGRRVRLYGWVDVLAPDPMLDPGLVGDVVGQLHQVPTTATSTDVAAWHRAPVGPARWDELVTELRAAGAPFAERLADLRDELVALESWLEPPQDVRLCHCDLWADNVLATADGGVCVLDWENSGPADPSQELACVLFEFGRSDAGRARALAEAYREAGGPGRVDRRGRFSMLIAQLGHITEIAATDWLQPNRRSPDRAAAAAWISEVFDEPHTRDALDELLGWVT, encoded by the coding sequence GTGGACGCGACCGAGCTGGCCCGGCGTTTCGGGCTGGACGGCGCGGTGACGCTGTCCGACGGCCCCGTGGCCCGGGGCAAGCAGGGCGAGGTGTGGCGGCTGGAGACGCCGGACGGTCGATGGGCGGTGAAGGCACCGTTCCAGCCGGTCGGCGAGGACGACGTCCGGGAGTCGACGCTGTTCCAGGAGACCGCCTACGCGTGCGGTGTGCCGACCCCGGCGGTGCGACGGACCGACGACGGTCGGGTCTTCGCGACCGTGTCCGGCCGACGGGTCCGGCTGTACGGCTGGGTGGACGTGCTGGCACCGGACCCGATGCTGGACCCAGGCCTGGTGGGCGACGTGGTGGGGCAGTTGCACCAGGTGCCGACCACCGCCACGTCGACAGACGTCGCCGCCTGGCACCGCGCGCCGGTCGGCCCGGCCCGCTGGGACGAGCTGGTGACTGAGCTGCGAGCGGCGGGCGCGCCCTTCGCGGAGCGGCTGGCCGACCTGCGCGACGAGCTGGTCGCGCTCGAGTCGTGGCTCGAACCGCCGCAGGACGTCCGGCTCTGCCACTGCGACCTGTGGGCCGACAACGTGCTGGCGACGGCGGACGGCGGCGTCTGCGTCCTGGACTGGGAGAACAGCGGGCCCGCCGACCCCAGCCAGGAGCTGGCCTGCGTCCTCTTCGAGTTCGGACGCTCGGACGCCGGTCGGGCCCGGGCGCTCGCGGAGGCGTACCGGGAGGCGGGCGGCCCGGGTCGCGTCGACCGCCGCGGGCGCTTCTCGATGCTCATCGCGCAGCTCGGGCACATCACCGAGATCGCCGCCACCGACTGGCTGCAGCCGAACCGGCGCTCGCCGGACCGCGCCGCTGCTGCCGCCTGGATCAGTGAGGTGTTCGACGAGCCGCACACCCGCGACGCGCTGGACGAGCTGCTCGGCTGGGTGACCTGA
- a CDS encoding DUF998 domain-containing protein, producing MTTTQTAALTPPPDEADWVLTYLGVRIAVGVVGATLPVVLFISHYFFGDGLMPDSISAFYYTPMRNYLVGSLCAQGVFLFCYRYARRDNWLSTLAGVLVIVVALSPTVAAGASTTVWNVAHGVAAGGFYVILAYFAYFLFTRSDHPVAPGSRKALRNTIYRVCGVVVALSMLVAFVLLRSPVHLLFWWETIATFAFSFAWLVKGGLFFADRP from the coding sequence GTGACGACCACTCAGACCGCTGCCCTGACACCGCCACCGGACGAGGCCGACTGGGTGCTGACCTACCTCGGTGTGCGGATCGCGGTCGGCGTTGTCGGGGCCACCTTGCCTGTCGTCCTGTTCATCAGCCACTACTTCTTCGGCGACGGGTTGATGCCGGACTCGATCAGCGCGTTCTACTACACGCCGATGCGCAACTACCTCGTCGGATCCCTGTGCGCGCAGGGCGTGTTCCTGTTCTGCTACCGCTACGCCCGGCGCGACAACTGGCTCAGCACGCTGGCCGGCGTCCTGGTCATCGTCGTCGCGCTCAGCCCCACCGTGGCGGCGGGCGCGTCGACGACCGTCTGGAACGTGGCGCACGGCGTGGCGGCCGGTGGGTTCTACGTGATCCTGGCGTACTTCGCGTACTTCTTGTTCACCCGCAGCGACCACCCTGTCGCTCCGGGCAGCCGAAAGGCGTTGCGCAACACCATCTACCGGGTCTGCGGCGTCGTCGTGGCGCTGTCGATGCTGGTCGCCTTCGTGCTGCTGAGGTCGCCCGTGCACCTGCTGTTCTGGTGGGAGACCATCGCCACCTTCGCGTTCTCGTTCGCCTGGCTCGTCAAGGGCGGCCTGTTCTTCGCCGACCGTCCCTGA
- a CDS encoding PucR family transcriptional regulator has protein sequence MLPTLSAVLGLPVLAAGRPRVVAGAEHLGHEVRWAHVAEVADISELLRGNELILTTGVALPRTDDGIVAFVQGLAALPVAGLVVELGRAYAGRLPTAMVRAAERFGLPLVELTQPVAFIEVTEAVHSLIIDGQISSLRQAQSLHETFTELAVEGADTAEVVRQAARMAGAPVVLETPSHLVVEHDAAGTDEAALLARWQQRSRAVRVEGRAGVDPASGWVVATVGARGEDWGRLVLVRGMEDPRPHDLMLVERTATTLALQRLITRDREGLERQTHRTLLTALMEHQHPDAEIGLRARALGVTLDGRRLLGAVVRWREGRSATTLATQARLRDLADAVAQAARDASAPALVGAIDDRSVGLLLALDRRDGDGAVLDGLSRAIERVVRYRMPGEASDQLLLAAGTVVAGLRDARRSVVEAQQVADAAAHLPRVGGFVRLHDVGVRGLLSLLRDDPRVETFTERELGPLLDREDDLLEVLRAYLACGRNKSAAAASMHLSRPAFYDRLTRLATVLDEDLDDVETCLALHVALLARDTR, from the coding sequence ATGCTCCCGACGCTCAGCGCCGTGCTCGGCCTGCCCGTCCTCGCCGCCGGACGCCCCCGCGTCGTCGCCGGGGCGGAGCACCTCGGGCACGAGGTGCGCTGGGCGCACGTGGCCGAGGTCGCCGACATCAGTGAGCTGCTGCGGGGCAACGAGCTCATCCTCACCACCGGGGTCGCGCTGCCCCGGACGGACGACGGCATCGTCGCGTTCGTGCAGGGCCTGGCCGCCCTGCCCGTGGCCGGGCTGGTCGTCGAGCTCGGTCGCGCGTACGCCGGGCGGCTGCCCACGGCGATGGTGCGCGCCGCCGAGCGCTTCGGCCTGCCCCTGGTCGAGCTCACGCAGCCGGTGGCGTTCATCGAGGTCACCGAGGCCGTGCACTCGCTCATCATCGACGGCCAGATCAGCTCGCTGCGCCAGGCGCAGTCGCTGCACGAGACGTTCACCGAGCTCGCCGTCGAAGGGGCGGACACCGCCGAGGTGGTCCGTCAGGCGGCCCGGATGGCCGGCGCGCCCGTCGTCCTCGAGACGCCCAGCCACCTGGTGGTCGAGCACGACGCGGCCGGCACGGACGAGGCCGCCCTGCTCGCCCGCTGGCAGCAGCGCTCGCGCGCGGTGCGGGTCGAGGGGCGGGCCGGGGTCGACCCGGCGTCCGGCTGGGTGGTCGCAACCGTCGGTGCGCGCGGCGAGGACTGGGGGCGGCTGGTGCTGGTGCGCGGCATGGAAGACCCCCGTCCGCACGACCTGATGCTCGTCGAGCGCACGGCCACCACCCTGGCGCTGCAACGGCTGATCACCCGGGACCGCGAGGGCCTGGAGCGGCAGACCCACCGCACCCTGCTGACCGCGCTGATGGAGCACCAGCACCCGGACGCCGAGATCGGGCTCCGAGCCCGGGCGCTGGGGGTGACGCTGGACGGACGTCGGCTGCTGGGCGCCGTCGTCCGCTGGCGCGAGGGGCGGTCGGCGACCACGCTCGCCACCCAGGCTCGCCTGCGTGACCTCGCCGACGCCGTGGCCCAGGCCGCCCGGGACGCCTCCGCGCCGGCCCTGGTCGGCGCGATCGACGACCGCAGCGTCGGGTTGCTGCTGGCGCTGGACCGCCGCGACGGCGACGGCGCGGTCCTGGACGGGCTCAGCCGAGCCATCGAGCGCGTGGTCCGCTACCGGATGCCCGGCGAGGCGTCCGACCAGCTGCTGCTGGCCGCCGGCACGGTCGTGGCCGGCCTGCGGGACGCCCGGCGCAGCGTGGTCGAGGCGCAGCAGGTCGCTGATGCCGCGGCGCACCTGCCGCGGGTCGGTGGGTTCGTGCGGCTGCACGACGTCGGCGTCCGCGGGCTCCTGTCACTCCTGCGCGACGACCCCCGCGTCGAGACGTTCACCGAGCGTGAGCTCGGCCCGTTGCTGGACCGCGAGGACGACCTGCTCGAGGTGCTGCGCGCCTACCTCGCCTGCGGCCGCAACAAGTCCGCCGCCGCCGCGTCGATGCACCTGTCCCGGCCGGCGTTCTACGACCGGCTCACCCGGTTGGCCACTGTGCTGGACGAGGACCTGGACGACGTGGAGACCTGCCTCGCCCTGCACGTCGCGCTGCTGGCTCGCGACACCCGCTGA
- a CDS encoding aminobutyraldehyde dehydrogenase, translating to MTTSTRGHQWIGGRRTAPSGSAPAHPVVNPATGDEVDVVALAGPADVDAAVQAATLAQPAWGAATPAERSTAMHRWAAELEAVAEELAQVETSQTGKPIRLSREFDVPGTIDNTAFFAGAARVLEGRASGEYSADHTSAVRREALGVVGSIAPWNYPLQMAAWKMLPAVAAGNAIVLKPSELTPLTALMMAEAAQRAGIPDGVVNVVVGAGPDAGEHLVSHPGVAMVSFTGSSGVGQRVMALAAPTAKRVHLELGGKAPFVVFDDADLDAAVHGAVAGALINSGQDCTAATRAIVHRSLFDDFVAGVADLMSAVRLGDPLDPATDQGPLISRAHQARVAGHVDRARELGAKIVCGGQAPGGDLARGAYYEPTLVAGIDRTAPIWHDEVFGPVLVAVPFETDDEAIELANDTPYGLAASAWTRDVVRAGRATRQIRAGCVWVNDHIPIISEMPHGGVKASGFGKDMSVYSLEEYTSIKHVMTDQTGVARKPWHRTVFSHDT from the coding sequence GTGACGACATCGACTCGGGGCCACCAGTGGATCGGTGGCCGCCGCACGGCGCCCAGCGGGTCGGCGCCCGCGCACCCCGTGGTGAACCCCGCCACCGGGGACGAGGTGGACGTCGTCGCACTGGCCGGTCCGGCGGACGTCGACGCGGCGGTCCAGGCCGCCACCCTCGCCCAGCCCGCCTGGGGTGCGGCGACCCCCGCCGAGCGGTCCACCGCCATGCACCGCTGGGCCGCTGAGCTCGAGGCCGTCGCCGAGGAGCTGGCCCAGGTCGAGACGTCGCAGACCGGCAAGCCGATCCGGCTCAGCCGCGAGTTCGACGTCCCGGGCACCATCGACAACACCGCCTTCTTCGCCGGCGCCGCCCGCGTGCTGGAGGGCCGGGCGTCCGGCGAGTACTCCGCCGACCACACCTCCGCGGTCCGCCGCGAGGCACTCGGCGTCGTCGGCTCCATCGCACCGTGGAACTACCCCCTCCAGATGGCCGCCTGGAAGATGCTGCCCGCCGTCGCCGCCGGCAACGCCATCGTGCTCAAGCCCAGCGAGCTCACCCCGTTGACGGCGCTGATGATGGCCGAGGCCGCACAGCGCGCGGGGATCCCGGACGGCGTGGTCAACGTCGTCGTGGGCGCCGGCCCGGATGCCGGCGAGCACCTCGTCTCGCACCCCGGCGTCGCGATGGTCTCGTTCACCGGCAGCTCGGGCGTCGGGCAGCGCGTCATGGCGCTCGCGGCGCCCACCGCCAAGCGCGTGCACCTCGAGCTCGGCGGCAAGGCGCCCTTCGTGGTCTTCGACGACGCCGACCTGGACGCCGCAGTGCACGGCGCCGTGGCCGGCGCCCTGATCAACAGCGGCCAGGACTGCACGGCCGCGACCCGGGCCATCGTGCACCGGTCGCTGTTCGACGACTTCGTCGCCGGGGTCGCCGACCTGATGTCCGCCGTGCGGTTGGGGGACCCGCTCGACCCGGCGACCGACCAGGGCCCGCTGATCAGCCGCGCCCACCAGGCCCGGGTCGCGGGGCACGTCGACCGGGCCCGCGAGCTCGGCGCCAAGATCGTCTGCGGTGGTCAGGCACCCGGTGGGGACCTGGCCCGGGGGGCGTACTACGAGCCCACGCTCGTCGCCGGGATCGACCGCACGGCGCCGATCTGGCACGACGAGGTGTTCGGGCCGGTGCTGGTGGCGGTCCCTTTCGAGACGGACGACGAGGCGATCGAGCTGGCCAACGACACGCCGTACGGGCTCGCCGCGTCGGCCTGGACCAGGGACGTCGTCCGTGCTGGTCGGGCCACCCGGCAGATCCGGGCCGGGTGTGTCTGGGTCAACGACCACATCCCGATCATCAGCGAGATGCCGCACGGGGGCGTCAAGGCATCTGGCTTCGGCAAGGACATGAGCGTGTACTCGCTGGAGGAGTACACGAGCATCAAGCACGTCATGACCGACCAGACCGGGGTGGCCCGAAAGCCCTGGCACCGCACCGTGTTCAGCCACGACACGTGA
- a CDS encoding spermidine/putrescine ABC transporter substrate-binding protein, translating to MSPRPTPDPMKVALARGTLSRRTLLSSVGAFGMATALASCGTKGTATKTAPSDQAAKDLSDTEKIVRWSNWPEYIDVDDKTQKHPTLDAFEKQTGIKVTYAEDYNDNDEFFAKVKPQLQAGQDTGRDTWCSTDWMVARLIRLNWVQKLDKANIPNAKNLETALTQVEFDPGRQYSLPWQSGFTGIAYNPKATDGKKIESIDQLLTDPALKGKVTLLTEMRDTVGLVLLAMGKDPAKFTDADFQAAIDEIKKAKDAGQLRGFTGNEYGKPLAAGDIAACIAWTGDVVQLQADNPALGYVLPSTGHMIWSDNFVIPNKAGHKKNAEALINYYYDPKVMAAVEDYVNYISPVKGSKEVLLAEDPSVANNPLIFPSDAVLAQSHVFRGLTEAEETKYNQEFQALIGA from the coding sequence ATGAGCCCCCGACCGACTCCCGACCCGATGAAGGTCGCCCTGGCGCGCGGCACCCTGAGCCGTCGCACCCTGCTCAGCTCGGTCGGTGCCTTCGGGATGGCCACGGCCCTGGCCTCCTGCGGCACCAAGGGCACGGCCACCAAGACGGCGCCGAGCGACCAGGCCGCGAAGGACCTCTCCGACACCGAGAAGATCGTGCGCTGGTCCAACTGGCCCGAGTACATCGACGTGGACGACAAGACGCAGAAGCACCCGACGCTGGACGCCTTCGAGAAGCAGACCGGCATCAAGGTCACCTACGCCGAGGACTACAACGACAACGACGAGTTCTTCGCCAAGGTCAAGCCGCAGCTGCAGGCCGGGCAGGACACCGGCCGCGACACCTGGTGCAGCACCGACTGGATGGTCGCCCGGCTGATCCGGCTCAACTGGGTGCAGAAGCTCGACAAGGCGAACATCCCCAACGCCAAGAACCTCGAGACCGCCCTCACCCAGGTCGAGTTCGACCCGGGCCGCCAGTACTCGCTGCCGTGGCAGAGCGGCTTCACCGGCATCGCCTACAACCCCAAGGCGACCGACGGCAAGAAGATCGAGAGCATCGACCAGCTGCTCACCGACCCGGCGCTCAAGGGCAAGGTCACCCTGCTCACCGAGATGCGCGACACGGTCGGCCTCGTGCTGCTGGCGATGGGCAAGGACCCGGCCAAGTTCACCGACGCCGACTTCCAGGCCGCGATCGACGAGATCAAGAAGGCCAAGGACGCCGGGCAGCTGCGCGGGTTCACCGGCAACGAGTACGGCAAGCCGCTGGCCGCCGGCGACATCGCCGCCTGCATCGCCTGGACGGGCGACGTCGTCCAGCTCCAGGCCGACAACCCGGCCCTCGGCTACGTCCTGCCCTCGACGGGTCACATGATCTGGTCGGACAACTTCGTGATCCCGAACAAGGCGGGCCACAAGAAGAACGCCGAGGCGCTCATCAACTACTACTACGACCCCAAGGTGATGGCGGCGGTCGAGGACTACGTGAACTACATCTCGCCGGTGAAGGGGTCGAAGGAGGTCCTGCTCGCCGAGGACCCGAGCGTGGCCAACAACCCGCTGATCTTCCCCAGCGACGCCGTCCTCGCGCAGTCGCACGTGTTCCGCGGCCTCACCGAGGCCGAGGAGACCAAGTACAACCAAGAGTTCCAGGCACTGATCGGGGCATGA